From the genome of Tachypleus tridentatus isolate NWPU-2018 chromosome 6, ASM421037v1, whole genome shotgun sequence:
CAAAGTTGAATACTATGATCTTAACCTTGGACTTTCTAGTCTGCACTCTAACATGCTAACCAGTGGATAACACCCAgtacaaataatgacaaagaaGAATGataaaaagtgaaacataatGGTGAATACTACCCATCCTTGATAAACTGtgaatatttgttaataaatgtagGTTTCCCATTGTGAACAAACAGCCCTCCATTAAAGCATTAATGTAAAGACAATAGTTTCATCACACTACAGGGTATGGAATTActtactatttaaaaattaatgattttcaatAACTTAACTTGACACTTTGGACAACATTTAAGAGTAACTCGAGTTTAAGTTTCCTCATAACTGAATATGCTTGTTTTCTTTCACTCCAGTACATGGAAATACACAGCAATTAATCTCTTGGTTTTAAAAGATAATTAATGTCAATAATCTAACTCAATAAACTTTATGGATTTATGTATGTTTATGCTCTTATACCAGCTAAATTAGCTCAAGGTTAAAGctctataaatatttaattaggtaATTTTCCCATTGGATGAAAGTAAGTTAACAAATTGAAAAGTGCAAGATAGCTTCCTCAggaatgtatatgtatttatttgttgtaagGCAGTGTTAATATTTCTCAAACCTTTTCTTCAGTGGATCACCTACCCCAAGTGTTCTGTTTATTGTACAGCCAGGAATATAGCTCTGAGTATCAGTGACTTGTATTTTGGAATATCCCATAAACTACACCAGTTTAATGTACAAGTTTATCACATCTCAAGAGAAAAGGTTCAGCCAATGTATAGACCCCCCACTTGTAGCATTGGATACTCCCCTGCACatctaatataattttaaaatatttttaaatatatttaatgtcaaaCAAAGGACACTCCTTACACATATCAATAATTACCATTTTAAATAGCTATAATGTCTAATGTGTTTTAGTACTGATATAAATATTAGAACAATGTTTTTCAAACAGCAACACATACTTTACTGTTTCTATTCTTCTTCCATTTACAATTCGTGTTGATTTTGTAGTTTTCTTGACATTTGGCTGTCCTGAACTACCGTCAAAGCTACTGGCAAAAGATGAAGTGCTAAAGCTTGAGAACCTATAAATAAATCCTAGATTACAAGtttagatacacacacacatttgtaatAAGGATAGACTGacaattataaagttaaatgttgaAACTGTGAGTGAGTGGCTAATCTTTCACTAACAGAATCACATGTTTAAATGAAGCAAGCATGTATCAGTGTCAATTTTCATGCTAGTTCACTCTTATTCATAATGGGTCCTGAAATCTgcattttagttatatatttgcCTTCAGACTTGCTGTTGAACCAGTGGAAAAATACTGCTCATACATAACAAAGTCAATATTCTCTATTTGTTTAgatgtaaatttttttttccttgagGAAAATTAAAGAATCAATGTGATTCTTTGAGAAATGATGTATGAAttggttttctttttattttctaaacatatttCTATACATGCTTCCAAGcacaaaatataacttatttatcttatgatgatgagaaacccacttaaaataaaaatgtattctaaagacagctggtatggatattaaaaagtaacatttcaaACTCATGTAGAAAGTTCACACAAAGGTAAATTCTTAGTACAAAGGAAACTGAAGAATCTTGGAAACTAACAGCTTGAAACTGTTATGACGACAAGATTCTGTGGACacaatttaaactgaaatataactCCTTTGCAAGTATGGAAATTGTCAAAACCATAACTGATATATAATTAGCTTTCTTATTGTCCATTTTAACCAGAGATATGCCTCTAACTCTCTCGATCCACTTTACAAAAACTTACACATCAGAAACACACATTCAGAGAAATGCTTATTTGTGTAAGTCTGTAACACCCTAATATCATAAAAATGtcaaaagtaaagatatataacattaaaaatcaacTTCTTTTAGGTTTtccctgaaataaaataaattagcaaGAACACAACTGATCTTATTTTAAACTGAGTACAAACATAGTAAtaacttgaaaacaaagaaagaacaatcataatacacacaaaataacttttaaagttaaaaacaccTTACGAGGTAGTTCACACAGAATTTTCCATGAAGTACCAATAAGTCAGCTAACATTTCTAAACTGATAAAAATACACCCACAAACAATAACAAGAAGTGTATTTAGTAGGTAATTGTAGAAACGAAGGAGCAACTAGAGTACATACAAGGTAataatgacaaaaacaattacaggTGTTTCAGCCTACCTGTAGtttagtaattaaaatttaaaacttttgaaacttTTTATAGGTGAGTTTGATGTACTACAACccaaataaaatagataaaaatattgaaaacatttataacaaaatataaatttcttgtaTGTTTGGGAaggaattaattaatatataattaggATTTGGAATTCCAGTTTTAATTGACAAACATTGATAAATCACCTCCAATGCAAGAAATTGTGGTAtatcaataaacataaaaaaaaaacacaactggaAATGATTAATCAACTAAAATTAGCATCAGAACTTTCTAAGGGAAGTTAGTTTAGCAATGCCCGTCTTCTTGACTTATGTCTAGTGTTCAGAGTACATTAAAAATATCACAACTACAAaggttaaattaatattaaactaaaccTTATAAGTAAAATAAGTTGTGTAACACACGTTAAAGTAGAAcctgtacaaaaacaaattaactcaATCATAAAGTTGTAAAGGTATCAATATTTATTAGAGTgaagatttttatatatttacacacacacatatattgatGTAAATACAAGTACCCTTCACTAAAACCACTTCCATTTAACAAGTCTGAAAAGCCAAATCCAGGAACTCCAAAGAAACCACCTTCTCTCCTGTTAACAGCTCCtgcaaaacaaaagaaacatcaCTAAGTTTACTGGAAAACCAGATCAGCAAAAGACACAAATCAGTGgtttaaactgtgtgtgtgtgtgtgtgtgtgtatataaaactgtttttttttaaaaaaacaactacaacattTAAgttaaaagggaaaataaaggCACAAGTCACTTGTTTAACTAAAGAAgcatttttttatacatatatacaaccaACAACTAAATTcacatcagaaaaaaataaagtgaaaatactCTTGAAGAAGTCAACTTCAGTAACaatgaaaaacactaaaaatactatttttgaaaCCACTCTCTGTCAGTAACGTTTTATTTAGTTGAACAGTTCATGCCCCTTCTGATGCAATTCTGTAAAACTACAATGTTTTATTCAGTTCAACAGTTCATGCCCCTTCTGGTGTAATTCTGTAAAACTACATTTCATTCAGTTGAACAGTTCATGCCCCTTCTGATACAATTCTGTAAAACTACTTTTTCTACACTCCcactgaagtttaaaaaaaagtaaaacttaaatgaTCTGTTACCTTCCACACTTAGATCCTAAAAAAACAGATGATCAGAAAACACCAACAGATTAGCAATCTTTAAAACAGGGATTAGCAATCTCTTTCTGCACAGGGGCCAGAGGCCATGTCTGTGAGTGGATGGAGAGCCAATTAAGTTACAAACTTGAATTCTTTTTTAGGACCACCATGGGCCAGGTGGATGTGATATTTCGTTTGGGGACTGAGGGCCAGATAATTTCGACTGGTGGGCCTCAGGTTGTCGACTCCTGCTCTAAAGTTTACTGTACCTGTGAATTTCATCCTCACGTTTTTAATAACTGCACACATTATCTTTCAGCAATAAAAGAGCTGGTAATGTTAAAGTTATCACTTCACGTACCAAAgaactataatttataaatttcattatcagcATCAATCCTAAAATAACCTGAACTGGAAAACTGCCAATTGCAAAAAAATCTATGTTAATTTCATTACTTAACTTCTACACGTGCAACCTTTCTTTGACCTGTAAACTGTTCTCTGTTTTGACACCAAATATATTTAAGGTACTTCTTCTATTGAGTTATAAGAGGTCAGGTTTTTCCAATATCTGGAAATTATGATAGTCAAAATTTGCTCTGCTCATAAATCACTTGTTATATCTGACTAACTGAAAGTACCAGAAAGTTTTGGCCATCTAAGAGAAGACTGAAAGAAAACACTTCAAACCACAAAAGccaattgttttttttctaaagtttcaTAACCATGCAATTAATGTATAATGAAACTGCTGCAAAGAACATTTTAAATCcaatctatatgtatatatacatatttttcaatTACTGGTAAAACTGTTTTACAGAATAATCACTTCTGTGATTAGGAACAAGTTATTAGTACACAGGTATAACAGCACATAAAATCATTTTTAGGTAGATGACCTACAGCAGCTAAGAAAATTTCTAGTTATATTCTCacattttacacttaaaaaaaaatctggtgttagtttataagtaaaatacaaactgtagaaaaGTCATAAACTTAAAAAATGGTGATCAGTAGATTATGTTACTTCAGGCAACAAATCCTATattactgtaagaaaaaaaagactTGTTTCTGAcactaataacatttaatttcaacTAGAACAAAAACACATCTTTCCAGTTTAACTGAAAGAGGTTATGgggtcaataaaatattattaaatcagTTTATCAACCACAAAATGAATGTGACTTAACTACAACAACGAAGGTACTTCATTATCAACTTAAAAACAGTTGCTTGAAAGTGAGcatgttaactctttcaccaTGGCGAAAAGTTTCCACTGTCCACAAAACACATTCTTCTTTCTCTAATACTGTCATTCTACAACATGTATGCGAAAACAGAGCAGAACGAAACAGCTTTCCCTTCTTTTGAGTGGCTGTGTCTACAATACAAGTTTTGATTGAACCTATCCTAACACAAAACTGTCTTTAGACCAATTATACAGATTgtaaacattaatacagacagTTCTCCTGAACTGGACTACTGTATTGAGCTTGTAAGCGTGGTGATGGATAGTAATGGTTATAAAGCATGGTGTCTTGTTgaggtaaaaataattaatacttttaacaCAATAATTTACCAAAAACAAACTGCATAGAAGCTCATTAGTTTATTTGGTAGACAAAACAAATTTCCAAggtgaaaataatgtaataaaaactcaCTGGAGTCACCCATTCTAGACTGACCAGGTGGTCTGCCAAAGAAATCTGCAAAAGGATCATTTTCAAAAAATTCTCTGAAAACATCTTGTGGATCTCTGAAGACAAAACCAAAGAACTGATTAAAATCAGGTTCAAACATTTCACTTGTATCATGATGTGTTCTATGTTGCCTAAGTAGTCCATCCTTTCCATATTTGTCATATattcttcttttattttctgcAAGAAGATGAATAATAATTACTTCAATTCAAACTGTTTTaagataaaaacatataaaagtgtGAGAGGCATACTAAACtttttgtaaacatattatttgtgtcattttcacatttatttactTGTAACATACTTTTAGAAGATTCTATACATAACCATGCCATACATTACTATAACAACACATTCAGTTGTACTATTAACACCCTAGCCAAATTTCTGTGTTTGTGCTGTTGAATTTCTTACAAAACACataaagtgggattgaccatcatattataatgcccccaaaaATATGCACTGTAaaactttacacacacacacacacatacatacatatgtccATAAtctcttaaaataaaacaaaataatacagtcAAGTTTCTACATTACTTTATCTGGATGTAATGATGATGGTAAAGTGAATCAGTGAAGCTTTATGAGGTTATAGTGACACTTTTAACCCCCCAGTGTGAGCACTCATATTATATTCAGGGTTGCAGAAAGTATAGTTTCAAAGTTAAACACAGTCCATGGGCTTACCAATTTATATACTAACAAAGCAAATCATTAATATATTCTGACAACAAGCAGTGCACTGAAAATTTAGAAGATAACAAAATGAGAACTTGAGACTTTTTACATCTGTCAATGAAGATCACATAAAGAAACTTACCATCTGATAATACTTCATAGGCTTCAGAAATTTCTTTGAACATAAATTCTGCCACTTCTTTCCTCTCTGGATTTTTGTCAGGATGCCATTTCAAGGCAAGTTTACGGTATCTAATGTTGTAAAAGTTAAGTAACAATTTTTAGTTAGTTTACTGTGGTTCGACAGAATGCCAATTTAAGGCAAGTTAAGACAACAATCTATtagtaaatgtaataaagttttgTCAGGATGTCATTTCAAGGCACATTTATGGTAGCTGACATAGTAAAAGTTAAATGACAATTTTTTATTAAGTCTATAATGGTTTGTCAGGATGTCATTACCTGATGTAGTAAcagatgattttttttctttctaagccTACAATGGAttttctacagggtggcccgtaagtccctacccatccatatgttattatgttatattcaataatactaatgatgagtcgAAGGCAGCTGTTACtacggcatttggaacaataactcctgctatgttgaggaaaatgtctcacagaacatggtgtcgcataatattatgcagggAGAACAAGGgatagcacacagatacactggatacataagatatatggatgggtaaaGACTTATGGACCACCCTATATTTAGgtcttataatttattaagtagaAATAATATACAAGACCAACAGATTAATGTagctataattttctttaattatagttTGTAACTTATATCAAATACTTAGTTATTCTTTTAATTGCAGGTCACCTTTTTTAATGAAGAAATCTGCATACAGCaacaaataattaacttaattagTTAATTTACAGACCGAGTTCTTGCATAGTTAACTGAGTGTCATGATTCTGTGTAACAAGTTTTAACAAGCAAGACCTACTTTCTACCACAAAACAACTTGCaaaaaaaattttgtatatatttactaGTTGATATCCTGCTTCTCTATTGTTCTTTTGTACAAATGTGCATCTAGACTTGCCACAGTCAAACACTATATGACTACCATAATAACTTGTACTACAAATTACCTTGCTTTCTACTCTGCATTTCTTTCACATAGTTTACATTACTTTGAAGTTACaaagttaaattaatgaaaacttaataaaatttgtCACTCCACTAGAAACCTCagggataaatatttttatcttagacTGAAAATTGCATGATGCACAAAAAAATAACCTAGgatacattgtgaaaactgtATAAATTACCCATAGTGTTTAAAAACACCCATAATTCTTAAGAATCAAAGGTAAAGCTCTGGTAACATGTAGTATATTACATTACAATCTACCATTAACAAGTTACAATGTTATACATGCAACCACAATTCTTAGATATTACAACCAACACTTGTCTTCATGATGAAACAAATTATGTAAATACTGCTCTGCATTATGAACTTAATGTActacatattttgaaaaataatggaTTTTTTATACATGAtgacaaatatttctaaaattaaaggACCATACACAGCTTTCAGTATAAACATGAAGAACATAAACAGCAACTGTATTCTTAcgctttttttatttcttctgtagTAGATGTACGTGGAATTTCAAGAGTTTCATAATAGTCAGCCATTTTTGAGCAGAACTGCAAAATATACAGTTCGCTCTACACAGTACAGGGGTCTCCTTTTGAAACTgaaagattataataatataatcaaaacaacaaaatatacagttCGCTCTACACAGTACAGGGGTCTCTTTTTGAAACTGAaagattgtaataatataatcaaaacaataaaatatacagttcacTCCACACAGTACAGGTGTCTCTTTCTGAAACTgaaagattataataatataatcaaaacaacaaaatatacagttCACTCCACACAGTACAGGTGCCTCTTTCTGAAACTGAAAGattataataatagaaacaaaacaacaaaatatatagtttatacaGTAGAGAAGTATTTctgaaacataataaaactatcaaaacTACAAAAGAACCTAAAACACTAAGATTTCAACATTTGTAAAAAGTATTTCCTTAATTATTATCTAAGAAAATGTCTACAAAGTTTCAGGTGCCATCTATTAATTACAGCTcaagtttttaatacaaagtatTTTTTGTACTTTCAATGTTCATAAAGGACTATTACCATCTGTGCATTTGTTTAGTCGATAACACTTTTACTAAGATTAATGATCTTAGAGAAGAAATGAAAACAAGGTGAAAAATTATTGTTCAGATCTGTaactaaaaacaagaaaagtCTAGTTAACATGATACTTTGCTGTTCAATTATAAAAGatgtgttgttattatttcagAGAAGAAAGAAATGGTATTCTTCATTGTTCAATTTAGTATCCTTATAAACAGAATAACTAGTAACCTATTTGTTAGTTCTGATTCAAGTACTTCCAATAATATTGGAACTTGGGTAATTTCTTTGGAGACCTTATTCATGCAGTCTGCCTCTGGTGTGACTTTCATCTCTTACTGATCAATGATTTGGAACAAGATCAGCATTTTGCTCAGACATATTTGCCATCAACGTCTTCAGAGCACGAACATGGTAAATAATTGCTCAGAAGTATCTGCCTTCACAACAGGATGAATCATATGTTTTACATCTTGCTTTGGCTACTTTAACAGATTGACTTGTGCAACTGATTCATTATTAACTGGGATATTCATATACACCTTGAAAATGAATTTGGTGATAGAATACATTACAACGATATTGCTTATCTAATATAACATATGTCTACCATCTTTCATTTGGATTATTATGCAGAATGTatctatacaaattttaaaacctaatttgtttattataatttattttaagcttTGGTAAAGCTTACTACCACAAATTAAGATCACATAACCAGAGCCAGATGTGATACTGTGATGCTAGGGGTCTCCTTTTTAGGGTGATTTAAAGTGAGGCCCCCTTCTTTGGAACTTGAAACTTTCAGGCAATTGCATGGGTTGTACCCCTTCTAAATCTAGGTCTGCTGCAAAAAGAAATTTTCATATGACTACTGTCCTTGATAAGGCTTATTGAAATAACAACACTAACAAATTTCAAAGTGACTGTTGCTTTCTGAAATGCTTGCTACATCAAATTTTCACATCAATACCATTCTGGGTTAGATTTACCACAACATAGATATACTGGAAACCAAACAACTGTAT
Proteins encoded in this window:
- the LOC143252482 gene encoding dnaJ homolog subfamily B member 3-like isoform X2 is translated as MADYYETLEIPRTSTTEEIKKAYRKLALKWHPDKNPERKEVAEFMFKEISEAYEVLSDENKRRIYDKYGKDGLLRQHRTHHDTSEMFEPDFNQFFGFVFRDPQDVFREFFENDPFADFFGRPPGQSRMGDSRAVNRREGGFFGVPGFGFSDLLNGSGFSEGFDGSSGQPNVKKTTKSTRIVNGRRIETVKVIENGVETVTVSEDGIVKKVTVDGVPQALEY
- the LOC143252482 gene encoding dnaJ homolog subfamily B member 6-B-like isoform X1, whose product is MADYYETLEIPRTSTTEEIKKAYRKLALKWHPDKNPERKEVAEFMFKEISEAYEVLSDENKRRIYDKYGKDGLLRQHRTHHDTSEMFEPDFNQFFGFVFRDPQDVFREFFENDPFADFFGRPPGQSRMGDSRAVNRREGGFFGVPGFGFSDLLNGSGFSEGFSSFSTSSFASSFDGSSGQPNVKKTTKSTRIVNGRRIETVKVIENGVETVTVSEDGIVKKVTVDGVPQALEY